The Aneurinibacillus sp. REN35 genomic interval GCAGGAATTAATTGACCGTCTTAAAGAACAAGTAGCGCAATTCGATACGGAAATCTGCCTGGAAGAAAAGGTTATGTCCGTAGAAAAGAAAGACGATCTGTTCGAGATTACGACAGATAAAGGAATCCATTATTCCCGCACTGTAATCATTACGGCTGGGGTTGGAGCTTTCGAACCGCGCAGACTTGAACTTGATGGCGCCGAAAAGTATGAAAAAGCTAACCTGCATTATTTTGTAGACGATCTAAATAAGTTTGCAGGCCAAAAAGTGGTTGTATTCGGCGGTGGTGATTCTGCAGTAGACTGGGCGCTTATGCTTGAGCCGATCGCAGAGAAAGTAACCATCGTTCACCGGCGGGACAAGTTCCGTGCGCATGAACACAGTGTAGAAAACTTAATGAAATCAAAAGTAAACGTACTTACACCATATGAACCGCACGCAATCGAAGGCGATGACCGTATCGAAAAAGTCGTGCTGCGCAACAGCAAGACCGAAGAGCTGGTAACCGAAGACGTGGATGCCGTCATCGTCAACTTCGGATTCATCTCCTCCCTCGGTCCGATCAAAGACTGGGGACTTGAGCTTGAAAAGGGATCCATTACCGTCAACTCCAAAATGGAAACCAATATCCCTGGCATCTATGCAGCCGGTGATGTAACGACATACCCAGGTAAAATCAAGCTGATTGCTGTCGGATTCGGTGAAGCACCAACCGCTGTGAACAACGCCAAGTCTTATATGGACCCGGGCGCTAAAGTACAGCCGGCACACAGCTCCAGCATGAAAATGTAGAGGAATATTCTATCTTCTTATAGCCCGCGATCTGCGGGCTTTTTCTATATAGCTTTTCCATGTATACATCCCGCTTGTCAGGCAGAATCTAAGCAAAAAAGGATGTGACTTTGCATGGCAAGAAGCACGATTTATACTCTGTACATGATAGCCGTTATTGCCTTAACCATCGGCGTCCCACTTATGCTTTATTATGGCAGCAATGACAAGCTCGCCGGCATGCTGGCCGCCGTCCTATCCTTTGGTGTACTCGCCAGCTATGTTCTCTACGGCAACCTGCTTAACCGAAGAAATTAGCAAGGAGGAGCATACGATGTCGATGTGTCCAATCTGCAACGGCTTCGAGCATGTTCAGTATGCCTGTCCTGCTTGCCAATGGCAGATGGAAGACGCCGGAAAGCTAGAGACATTTTACGGTCCGTACAGCCCTTATGAGGAATGGGGCGATGTTGCGATGACGAATGGCTACCTTGACCAAGCCGAAGGGCAATGCATGCACATCTTTAGCTGTCCGCACTGCGGGCTTGAAATCACCACAGGTATCGAGGAGATTACGGTTTTGTAGGCAGACAATCCGCATAAAAAAAGCGTCTGAATGCTTTGTTCGGACGCTTTTTCCTCATTATTTCTCCGTTACTTTTCTCGCTTCCGTATATCGTTTGTTTACATCATCCCAATTTATTACGTTCCACCATGCCTTACTATACTCTCCTCGCTTACTCTTATACTTCAAATAATATGCATGTTCCCATACATCAAGCACAAGTAGCGGAATCACACCCTGCTGAGTCAGATTCTGATGCTTCTCAGCCTGCAAAATCTCTACGCGGCCAGCCTGCGGAATCCATACCAGCATCGCCCACCCAGACCCCTCCACTTTCTCTGCCGCAGCAGAGAAGTGCGCTTTGAACTTGGTAAAATCGCCAAATGTGCGGTTGATCTCTTCGGCGATGACGCCATGGGCGACTCCCCCGCCTTTCGGCTTCATATTGTTCCAAAAAATTGTATGCAAATAATGACCGGAGCCATGAAACGCAGCTTCTCTTTCCCAATGCTTAATTAGGTCATACTTGCCGGCCTCACGCGCTTTCTGCATCTCCTTCTCTGCTTTGTTCAACCCATCTACATACGCTTGATGGTGTACATCATGGTGCAGGCGCATGGTCTGTGCGTCAATGTATGGCTCCAGCGCATCATAAGCATACGGAAGCGGCGGTAGCCTATGTTCTCCAATCGGAATCGTTCTCTCTCCGGACTGCGTCTGTATGTCCGGATGCGCAGAGACAGAATTGGCAGACATGTATTGAGCACCGTATGCAAACGCAGACGAGAGCAAGACGGCGGCAACTGTTCCCCATACTATTCGTTTCATTGCTGTCACTCCTGTAATAGGCTGTAATTTTTTGCATCAGCCATAATGTACTTCATCTGTTAACATGCGCCAATTCTTCATTATGTATGCTTTATTTTTATTTTAGCATTCGCGCTATAAGAGCCATTATATTTAGAAAGGAGATTATCAATTGACGGAACTATCAAATATCTCACATAAAAAACCCGAATGATGGACTTTCTTCAAAGTGTCTATCATTCGGGTTATAGTTAACTATTCTGAATACAGAGATTTTATGTTGGCAAATTACTTTTCTGTTGTAGGCTTGTAGTGTCCGGGTATGCTTTTGGATGAAATGGCCAATCGGTTCCAGCCATTAATCGTGATAATTATGGCGATGAGATCGATATATTGTTTTTCATTAAAATGAAGGCGGACCCGCTCATACAGATCATCTGGTACACCGTTCGCTGAAATGGTTGTGACTGCTTCCGTTAATTCTAGCGCTGCCCTTTCCGCTTCAAGATAGAATGGTGACTCACGCCAAGTATTCAAACAGTAAATTCTTTGTTCGGTTTCACCATTTGCGCGGGCATCCTTTGTGTGCATATCCAAGCAGTACGCACAGCCATTGATTTGAGACGTACGAATTTTAATCAATTCGATTAATTTGTTATCAATTCCCGTTGTTTTCTTGTACTCCTCCAATTGACTCATTAACCTTACAAATTCCCGATTGGTCCTCATGTAGTTAATGCGCTGCTCCATGTCTATCTCCTCCATTACATCATTTTGGATTTTCACTAATAAGACAAAATAGAGGATTGATTTGTGACATAAAATATAGGGAGCCTCGCATTGAGCTCTCAGTTTATCCTTATTAAGGAACTGGAATATGATTTAATTTATCCGGATTTGAAACAATAAAGATCCTCTGGATATTTTTTTGTTTTGAATTTAATTCAAAGCAGATGACTTTAACAGGATGCCCCTCTTTTACTTGCAAGATTCCTTTCTGACCATTGACCATCACCGGAAGAAGTTCTCCTATGAAACTTCCTTTAGCGGAAATTCCTTTAAGAAAGGCAGATACGCGCTGTTTGTTTACAATTGGATTTAATGCAGCAATCACTTTTCCTCCGCCGTCGGTAACAAGTACAACATCTTCTGTAAGAAGATCAATAAATTCTTCAAAGTTTCCAGTCATTGATGCTTTTATGAATGTCTTTGCCAAGATATCAACACGTTCCGTATTCTCCAGATGGACAGGGATATCATTCTTTAATTTTCGCTTAATACGGCTGTAGATTTTTCTGCAATTCACTTCAGTCTTTTCCAGTATACTGGCAATATCCTCATAGTCATAAGCAAACGCTTGTCTAAGAACGAACACTGCTCTTTCGACAGGTGACAGTTGTTCCAGCAAAACGAGAAAGGCATACGAAACTGCTTCCTCTGTTATAATCTTATCTAAAGGCAGATCTGTTTGATGTACCCGAGGCTCAGGCAACCAAGGCCCTGTGTAAATTTCTCTTCTCTTACGGGCTGATTTTAAAAAGTTTAGACAGCGATTCGTCGTCACTTTCGCAAGATGTGCCTTTAAGTCCTTAATTTGATCGGTGTCAAGCTTAAGCTGAAGGAATAGATCATGAACGATATCTTCTGCGTCGGTGACTGATCCAAGCATCCGGTACGCAATGGAAAAAAGAAACGGTTGATATGTCTTATATAATGTATCCAACTCCATCACTTGTTTCACCTATTTTCTGTTACATTTATTCTCAAGTTTATACGATTTGCAGATCGAGGAATATCCATAGAATGTATAAAAAATTTGGGAACTGTTTCCGCATCTTATCAGATGTAAATCGTTAAACCTATGTTTTATTGAATGATGAACTTTTCAAAAATTAAAGGAAAAGCCTGTTTGCATTTTGTAAATGATTATATAATATAACTCCTAAAATATGTAACGTAGTAAGCGTACCTTTCGAGATAAAAAGCAAAGGAGGGATCTTCTTGGAAATACAACCCAGTAACACATAAACTAAAAGAATTAGAACAGCGAATTGAAAAGCTCGAAAACAAAAATAGAAATAGCCATTCAGATTGAATGGCTATACAGTAGTGTGGAAAACTCATACGTTTCTCTATATTTTGAGAAGCGGCATACACCGCTGCTTAGCTTGCTTCTATTATTGCGGAATGTTTCCTCCTGCTACACGATCCCCCGCATTACCAGCCGGATCGGACTTCATATCATCTTCATCCGCATGAATAATGATCGCTTTGCCCAAGATGGAATGAGCATCCCCCGGTTTTAGATTGGCCCGATTCACCATAAACTCGGCTTTACCTGTTCCATCCTCTTTTACTTCCAAGTTTGGCATATCCGCGACATGATGTCCTTCTGGATTCTCTAATCCATGCTTTTTATTGTCCGGGTTAAAGTGACCGCCCGCTGACTTGAAGTCATTTTTCACAAACGCCTTCTCATGCACATGGAAGCCATGCTTGCCAGGCTTCAGACCTTGGACTTCCACTTCCACCTTGACGCCTTCCTTCTCTTCCGTCAGCACCGCATGGCCAATCCGTTTGCCTTTGGCATCTACGATATGGACATACGGCTTATCGATCGAGATTGCGGAATGCATACCGTCCCAATACACCTGATGTCCTGTCGCTTTAGAGAAATCCCGTACTGGAACATACGCCGCACCGTTATGAACAAGTACTTGTTTTTCCCCCATCGTTTCTTCTTTGCCGCCTGCATAAATAGAAAAGGAGGCCGTATCCACCGTTAATGAGGCTGCATAAGCTGCCCCGCTTGAGAGTACCGCTCCCGCTACTACTCCTGCCATGAATTTTTTCATAAACTATGTATCGCCCCTTTCATGTAAAAAATACAGTATATATCCTCTCCTTCCTCTATTTATCTGAGGTGAAACATTTTTCAAAATAATTCGTGCCTTTGTCATAAGTAATGGATCTAACGAGATACAACCCGTCTCATCAACCTCAAGTAGATGTATGCTTCCTGTGTATTTTTTTGAATCATTTGTGTACTTGCTTTGACATAAAAAAGCACCCCTAAACGTATCCAAAAATACGTCAAGAAGTGCTCATGTACGCACTCTTTAGTCGATTAGCACTCTTCCGGTACACCTTGATCGTCACGTGTACGGAATGAGGAACCGCACCCGCAGCTCGCTACTGCATTCGGATTTTCGATGGTGAAGTATCGTCCGTAGTAAAATACGATACCTTAGCGTTATCCCCTACGATAAACTAACGGTCATTGTACGTTCATATAGCGTTAAAGACGATTGTATATTCGCTCAACAGCGACGTATTATCTTCAACGTGTATTGTTACTTCATTATATATGCAGAGATAGGAACGATACAAGCGCAGATTAATGATTCAATAGAAATTTCGCTGTGACCCTTTCTAACTCAAACGCAACTATTCGTTTATCAACTCTCATTCGGTTGTATCTTTGTATATGACGTAATTGAACGATACCCAGTTCGCTAAATTTATAGTTATTATCCTTGTTCTTTTTCCAATCAATTAGTTTATCGAATTTGTTTATACGACGTATAAGTGCCTGATAACTTATCCCGATTAGTTCAGCTGTGTATTGTGCTGAATATATATATTTAAGTTTTCTCATCGCCTGTACTCACCTCATAGATTAAATTTGAAAATTATTCTACCATGAGGGTTGCGTATTAAAACATACGAGTCTCGAACCATTTTTTATTGATTTTTTTGTTTTTTGTAGTATATAATAATCTATTATTATAATTTATAATATTTCATTTTAACGATAACTAACGAAAAGAAAGCGTAACGTGACGAATAAAAAACACTGAAAAGTACGTTTTTAACCTCTACTCTTCTAACGAAACTTTAACGAAAAAACCTCTGCAATGTTACAAAAAAAAAGGCGGCAGCAACCGATATTACCCGATCACCGCCGCTACTACTTATGACTTATTTTGTTAACCCCGCCAACTCCGCCAATTCTTCCGCAATCTCTGCGGCAGATAAACGCTTCGGTCCATCTCCGATTTCATTCGTTGTAACTTCCGAACGATTCACCAGGCGAGCTGTCAGTTTATAGTAAAGCTCTAGCGCCTTAATCGACGCGATCCCGTTGTTGCTCGTCCCTTCAATTAATCGTTTTAGCTGCGCATCTGCTACGCCGCGAAACGAATCGAGCTGACGATCTGCAAGCGCATTGTAATACGCGATAAAGACCGGATTCTCTTTGCGCCAATTAAAAAGCGCGGTGCGTGATACGCCGACCTCAGCGGCAATGTCGTCTAATGTCCTGCGCTCTTTAGTCGGTCGCATTTCGTTTTCAAGCACTAGAAACGCTGCTTTGCGTTGGGGTAGCGTTAATTTCGATTCTAATTCGTTAAACTTCATATTCACTCAGCATCCAATCTAATTCGTGTTTTACTGCGTCATAATCTGCGTTAGCTTTCGCAAGCTCTCGCGCAACCCGCTCTGGATCGGCGATAAGCTCCGCCAACTCTTGCGGGGATAGCGCAGGTATAACTTTTTCGTTCATAATTTCGCTATAGTATTCTGCTATTAACGCTTCAAAGCGTACTGTCATATGAATATCGCTTGCTACGTCTGCTTCGTTCATTATTCCGGCTTGTAGCTTGTTGAAATTAGAGATAATACGCAGGGCTATCCTAGCCTGATCCGCATATTCTTCCGCCACACACTTGCGCAGCATATCCGCTTCCCGATGCATACCCGCAAGCCATGCGTAATCCACTCCGATTTCGTCTGCCGTATGTCCTTTCGCCATAAGCGCGGCCACCCTGACGCTGTAGTCCCGCACCCTCCGAACCTTCTCGGACAAGAGAGCGCCTGCTTCACGTGAGATAAACGGTGCTGGTTCCTCCGGCTGCATTCCCGCCGCAATACGCTCTTGACGGTGTTCTTCAAGCTCGCGATCTAGTCGTTCAATATCTTTCTTGATCTCTTCTATCGTCATACAATCGCCTCCATTAAAAAGAGCCGCGCCATTACAGCGCAGCCCTGTTCGTTTACTTATATTTCATCATCCGGTCTACAATCATAAACGCTTGACCGTTGTCAAACTCTGCAACTGCTACACGATCCCCAACTTTCAATACGTCTTCAAACGTCAACTTAACGAAGTTATACGAAAAAGACGAATACGGCGCTTGTTTATCGTCAGTATCGAGGTAATCCTTTTCCGTTTTATCTCCGAGTTGTCGTTCTTCGTTTTCTACGTGCTCAATCGTCACAATGCGC includes:
- a CDS encoding RNA polymerase sigma-70 factor → MELDTLYKTYQPFLFSIAYRMLGSVTDAEDIVHDLFLQLKLDTDQIKDLKAHLAKVTTNRCLNFLKSARKRREIYTGPWLPEPRVHQTDLPLDKIITEEAVSYAFLVLLEQLSPVERAVFVLRQAFAYDYEDIASILEKTEVNCRKIYSRIKRKLKNDIPVHLENTERVDILAKTFIKASMTGNFEEFIDLLTEDVVLVTDGGGKVIAALNPIVNKQRVSAFLKGISAKGSFIGELLPVMVNGQKGILQVKEGHPVKVICFELNSKQKNIQRIFIVSNPDKLNHIPVP
- a CDS encoding carboxymuconolactone decarboxylase family protein yields the protein MEQRINYMRTNREFVRLMSQLEEYKKTTGIDNKLIELIKIRTSQINGCAYCLDMHTKDARANGETEQRIYCLNTWRESPFYLEAERAALELTEAVTTISANGVPDDLYERVRLHFNEKQYIDLIAIIITINGWNRLAISSKSIPGHYKPTTEK
- a CDS encoding superoxide dismutase family protein gives rise to the protein MKKFMAGVVAGAVLSSGAAYAASLTVDTASFSIYAGGKEETMGEKQVLVHNGAAYVPVRDFSKATGHQVYWDGMHSAISIDKPYVHIVDAKGKRIGHAVLTEEKEGVKVEVEVQGLKPGKHGFHVHEKAFVKNDFKSAGGHFNPDNKKHGLENPEGHHVADMPNLEVKEDGTGKAEFMVNRANLKPGDAHSILGKAIIIHADEDDMKSDPAGNAGDRVAGGNIPQ
- a CDS encoding phBC6A51 family helix-turn-helix protein; its protein translation is MKFNELESKLTLPQRKAAFLVLENEMRPTKERRTLDDIAAEVGVSRTALFNWRKENPVFIAYYNALADRQLDSFRGVADAQLKRLIEGTSNNGIASIKALELYYKLTARLVNRSEVTTNEIGDGPKRLSAAEIAEELAELAGLTK
- a CDS encoding DUF2577 domain-containing protein; the protein is MEGSTYTRFVQLMKRHGYNKDVDLLMATVTSPPPHLRIRLDHTNTELYPEDVFVAEHLTRHSRIVTIEHVENEERQLGDKTEKDYLDTDDKQAPYSSFSYNFVKLTFEDVLKVGDRVAVAEFDNGQAFMIVDRMMKYK
- a CDS encoding NAD(P)/FAD-dependent oxidoreductase gives rise to the protein MGLVRDEKVYEITVIGGGPSGLFTAFYAGMRQSSCKIIESMPQLGGQLSALYPEKYIYDVAGFPKIRAQELIDRLKEQVAQFDTEICLEEKVMSVEKKDDLFEITTDKGIHYSRTVIITAGVGAFEPRRLELDGAEKYEKANLHYFVDDLNKFAGQKVVVFGGGDSAVDWALMLEPIAEKVTIVHRRDKFRAHEHSVENLMKSKVNVLTPYEPHAIEGDDRIEKVVLRNSKTEELVTEDVDAVIVNFGFISSLGPIKDWGLELEKGSITVNSKMETNIPGIYAAGDVTTYPGKIKLIAVGFGEAPTAVNNAKSYMDPGAKVQPAHSSSMKM
- a CDS encoding superoxide dismutase, giving the protein MKRIVWGTVAAVLLSSAFAYGAQYMSANSVSAHPDIQTQSGERTIPIGEHRLPPLPYAYDALEPYIDAQTMRLHHDVHHQAYVDGLNKAEKEMQKAREAGKYDLIKHWEREAAFHGSGHYLHTIFWNNMKPKGGGVAHGVIAEEINRTFGDFTKFKAHFSAAAEKVEGSGWAMLVWIPQAGRVEILQAEKHQNLTQQGVIPLLVLDVWEHAYYLKYKSKRGEYSKAWWNVINWDDVNKRYTEARKVTEK